The sequence CCCACTCAGGCTGCCGCAGGGGAGGATGTGCTGTACAGGGGCTTTCATTCCGATGGAACCAGCCCATGATCCCAACAGCACTTCTAGGCTGAGGACCTGACTAACCGGCCACCGTTCCTCAGACTGGCTGCCCCTGTCTGACTCCTGGGCCACACAGTTGTCTCGGGCTGTCCTCTGATCTCTACTCCTCCCTGTAAAGCTGCCCCAGTCTGGGTTTCTGCCTGAATCCCACTAGCTCCTGCCTCTGACCGTCCACTTACTCCTGGCCAGGCCCGCTCTGCCTCCTGTCCTGGCTCGCTCTTAAGCTGCCCCTTTGAGGCTCCTGACCCAACCTCTGGCCTGTGGACCCCTGATCCTGCAAACCGGCAGCCCTTCCTTCCAACCCCAGCAGCCAGGCGTCTCCCTTCCTCCAGACCACAGCGACCAGCCctgcaaagagaaggaagaggaataaAGCCAGGCCCTGCTCTGCCTCCCGCCCCCGCAGGGCGGCCAGGTTCCCATCCCCGTCCCCTTCTCTTACCTTTTCCGAGGAATCAGAACAGGAAACTACAGACCTGCTTTTATTTGAGGTTCTTCCGGGctgtcctgcctccttcctcaggCTGCAGCCTGGGACCTGGGAAACCCAGCCCCTTGTGTCAACACGGGGGGAGGGCCAACGCAGGCGCCTCGGGAAGGCCAGGCCAGGGGTAGAGGAAGGTCTCAGCCTCGGGAGCACAAACTCAATGGGTTGCTGGGCCAGGGGCCCACCAGATGCAGGCTTTGGGGAATGGGGAGTGCCTCACCTGTTCCCATGCACCCCTCCCCACCCGCCAGCCCTAGTGCCAGGGAGATCCGGGAGGGGAACACGGGTCCTTTAAGAGGGGCGGGTGTGActaaatgaggaaacaggtgcaAAAACACCTGACACCTGGTTCTTGGGAATAAGGCGGGGATTCGACCATGGACCGTGGGGGCTGCCCGAGTTCCAACAGGTGTGACGAGGTCCAGATGGGCAGCGTGCGCCCACGAGGGCAGAGATCTGGAACCCACAGGCTCCAGCCCAGCAGAGGTGGGGGGGGCTCAGCCCAGAGGCCTGGCGATGCAAGGAGCAACGATTCCCAGAACCACAGGCGTGCTCAGCGCAGGGTCCAGTGCCCTCCCTCCCCGTCCCAATAACACACAGAAGCCGTCAGCGTCCAAAATCTTTTTAATAACAAGGTAGAATCCGCGGTTAGTTTTTGTAGCCCCGGCTGGCCCGTCGGCCTCTGGCGCGCTCGAACTTGCGGCCCTTGGAACGCACATAGGGtctgtggggagaagaggaagagagtgagCCGGGTCACAGATGCAGTCAGGGACAAGGGCCGCTGGCATGTGGGGACCGCGGAGCAGAGCCAGGCGCGCTCCAACAGAGCAGCACGGGCACCCGTAAGGGTGGGGATGAAACCAGATCGGCTGCTGGAGAAGCCTGGCCGTGCAGGAGGCCAGGATGCCAGGAGTGGCTGCTGAAGCGGCCACCCCAGAGGCCGGCTGACTCCCAGCTCCACCTGGGAGAAGCGGACTCAGGCCCGGGAGCGGCCCTGAAGTGCCTGCATTTACAGTACCGGGTGCACAGGCAGCTCGACAGCCAGGGGAACAGCTTTAAGCTGAATCTTGAAGCGAAGTGGGTAAGACGGGGCGGGCAATTCCAGGGAGGCCCGAGGCCGGAGAGACAGCAGCAGCTGGAAGCCCGGCCAGGCCTAGCCACATGGGGAGAGACCAGGACAGAGGGCAGGGCTGCGGATACTCACTTGGTGTGGCTGTGCGGAGTCCCTGGAGCCTTGCCGAAATGCCTGTACACCTCTCGGCCCTTTCGAGgacctggggaagggagggagaggcgcATAAGGCAGGGACCCAGCAACCAGCCCGGCAAGGAGCTGCTCTGCGGGGCTGAGGCTGACTGGGGGCAGGCGAGCCCCAGACCTCCCAGACCAGGGGAAGCAAAGGCTGCCAGTAGTCACACAGCTCACGCCAGACCCATCACACACTGGGTCCCCGGTCCCTGCAGCTGTGGAAGCCACCAAACATCACTCACCAGAGAGCAGGACGGTGCCACAGCCCTTTGGGGAGTCCAGGGCCAGCTGGTCAAAGGTGAGGATCTTGCCCCCAGCCTTGAGGATGCGGCTCCGGGCACGACTGCTCACACGCAGGGCACACACCTGGGAGACATAGAAGACAGGTGCAGTCAGAGCTCCCGCACGGCCACCCAGGGGCTGCTGGGACTTACTATCCACTGCCCTGGCCCAGCAGTCACCCCAGCTGCTCGCTCGGCCTGATAACCCACACCACCACCAATCAAAGGGAGCTTCCTCAGCCAGTAACAGCTGTTCTTACTGCTTCTAGAAACTCCTTTAAGACCCCAACAACCTGAAGTTATTAcatgtaaggaaactgaggcataaagagaTCCACGACTTTGTCCAGAGATGACAAAGTGgcagaaaattcaaaatcttaacccaggctgtctggctcaAGAGCCAGCACTGCCAACAGGGCCCCAGAAGAGGCTCGCCTACGGACACCCACTATCAGTAATGGCAATGACAATCCCCCTTCAATCCTGAACGCCTCCTGGATGGGTGTGGCACTGCCTCACCTAGCGGCGGTGAGACTGCTGGCACCACAGCAGAGCAAGGCTGAGCCAGGTCTGCAGGATGCCATCCTAAGCCTGTGCTCTTGACCACCGGCCGTGAGGGAGCCCCCGACTCACCTTCAGTTTGGGCACCTCCTGGACCCGCACGTCGTCGGTGATAGTCCCTACAACCACAGCTGTTTTGTTTTCCCGGCCAGGAAGCTTCATCTTTCGGATCTTTGGgacaggggcgggggtggggggtgagatGCACATGAACAAAGTCCCTCCTGGGGTTTAATCCAACCTCGCTGCTTCAGGCATCCCGAGGGCCAAGAGCTGTGCCCAAATGGGCTAAACGCAGCCAGACCACAGCCCTGCAACGAGTGGGTTGAGCCCAGGAAAACCTCCCAAGAAAATGATGCAAGCACAGATTGCTCCAGAAAGCTCTCCTATAGACAGCTTTTTTAACAGGTGAGAGGTGTAATATATGACTCGAAGCCTCAGGAAGGTCTCGCGAAGCTGCTCCGCCACCCCCACCTCACAACAAGAAGGAAGATGAGGGAGACCAAGCCTGTGAAACACCCCCACTATTCAGCCACAACCCAAGGGTCGGAACTCTGTGCCCACCACTGGGGGAGGTGAGCCAGCAGATGGCCAGGCTCTAACCCTACCCTccctcccagagcccagctccAGACACAATCCACTCGCTCCCCAGGCTGGTGATGTGCCCCGCGGGAGCCCCTCACCATGCGGGAAAGGGACAGAGGTGGCCGGTTGGTGCGACTCATGAAAAGCCTCTTCAGCACGACTTGGTTGAAGGTGGAGTTGGTTCGTCTGGCCAGAAACCTGTACAGCTGGAAGGGAAGGgtaaagaaagaatgagaaccCGGGGTAACCTGCTCCCCCTGTCCCCCAACTTTTTAACGAAGCAGCAAACAGATGATGGTTTCAGCTGGCACAGTTTTGGGGGCTTTCCCCCATCCCTTTGAGCCCCAGGGAGAGGTGGCCCAGGTCCTTCCTGGCCAAGGACACAGAGATCCCTTTCCACCCCCTAGCTGGATACAGCCCAGAAAAAGAGACGGGAGCCTGCCCCGCATGCCCCGGGGGGAAGCCCTGGACCAACACCAGAACAGAGGCTCTGGAAGGCGCAATCTGGGGCAGCCCTACCCAAAGGCCTCAGGCCCCAACCTCACCTTGACCAACAGTCTCAGGTAGATGTCCTGGCTCTTCGGCTCCTTGCGCCGAACCTTTCGGTCCTTGTTGTGGCGGATGTCGACTCCCTGCGGGGTGAAGGGGAGACCATGGACTCAACAGTGACCCGGCAGATTCCTTACCCCATCAACGTTCTCAGTGGTTAATTATCTCTGAGACGGAGCTGGGGACCCAGTCTCTGAAGACACAAAGGCCAGCTCCACCTCTGGGAGAGTCACTGAAGTCCTCTGGGCCTCaaaggaccccccccccccgtgtaAAAAAGGGGCTAATTCCACGCGCAAAGCCTCCAGCACAGGGCACACAGCAGCCTGAAAGGCTTGAACGCAGCGGCCACGTTAACGcaataaaacactttaatttttcAGTTGTTATTTTGCAACGACATAAGTATTATTAAAGTTGCCCAAACTTGCTCCCACGCGTGGAGAGCAACCCATAACATCTCAACGAAAATGATAATGGCAATGATCTTGGACTTACTCTGTACAGAACCAGTACCAGAACCACCTTTCACACACTATCTCCTTGAATCCAACAACCTCACGAGCCAGTTTCCCACTTTAGCACCAAGAAAACTGAGGGAAGCCCATGATCTCCGCTACACTCCCCCGACCTGCTTTCCTGAGACGTTTTTAGACTATCTGATGCATTGTGAAAAACGACTTAACTGTTAGGAGCTCCCATTTATCCTTAAGGAATGCGAGGACCCGTGCAGAACATTTCCCGTGACTTACTTCTCCCCAAACTCAAATCTGAGACAGAAGGAGTGTGTCGTCCAATGAAGAGACTGGGGCGCAGGCCGGGAAAGCAAGATCCCAGGTGGGCAGGGAGCTGAGACGCGACTGGAGGCCGGCCTGGCCCCCAAACCCGGACACTGGACGCTCGACACCCCCCCAGAACCCAACTTTGCAGACCAGGGAGTGGCAGGTCTGGGCAGAGTGGCTGCGGGACCAGAGCCTGGATCCCAATGCCGTCTCCGCCACTTTCTGGCATTGTGAGCCCGGGCACATCACTTAACCTCCTGGAACCTCAATTTGGTCACCTATTCAACGGGAGCTACGATAAAAAAGGATAGGACGGGCTGAAGGCTGATATGACTGACCCATTCTCGGCCTTCGGGCCCCCTAAAAGAGCTCCCCACCGCGCGAATCGCCTCCTTTGGGCACCCCCGAGACCCCTGCCTCGCTGGGGTACATCCCAAGCGCCAGACCGCGGCGGATGGCGGCGGATGGCCGAGCCCCGACCACAGCAAAGCGCGCTCACCATGATGGCGCCTACTCCTCAGCCGGGTCCGGAAAGAGAGCTCAGATTCCGGGTGGGCGGGGAAAGCCTGCAGCGAGCGGCGACTGCGTGACGTCACATGCGCGCCACGCGGCGCTCTACCAGACTCGAACCTCTCTATGGTGAGTCTGATGATCCGCTGGACGGGCGATGCCGGAAAAGGGTGGACGAACATCTAAAGGGAAACAAGCGCTACGTCAGGGAGGGAAGGGCCAGCACGTCGAGGCCCTCTCTGGCCCTATCCAGTCCCTGTTCTCCATGGTCTTCCGGAGGAACGGGATCTGCGAGCGAGATGCCGCG comes from Equus asinus isolate D_3611 breed Donkey chromosome 26, EquAss-T2T_v2, whole genome shotgun sequence and encodes:
- the RPL18 gene encoding large ribosomal subunit protein eL18, which codes for MGVDIRHNKDRKVRRKEPKSQDIYLRLLVKLYRFLARRTNSTFNQVVLKRLFMSRTNRPPLSLSRMIRKMKLPGRENKTAVVVGTITDDVRVQEVPKLKVCALRVSSRARSRILKAGGKILTFDQLALDSPKGCGTVLLSGPRKGREVYRHFGKAPGTPHSHTKPYVRSKGRKFERARGRRASRGYKN